A DNA window from Vigna angularis cultivar LongXiaoDou No.4 chromosome 1, ASM1680809v1, whole genome shotgun sequence contains the following coding sequences:
- the LOC108337628 gene encoding uncharacterized protein LOC108337628 gives MSRPEKNPHFSRPSQPEFVIDDDRDKPHISHGPRQKRRAQPPPQVIAAPIPQNEERVPLRPPPQHEDHLQSQDHPPISQGPRSKRSPSKYPTNQGLRPVKSSKVNFQEPPPSAEAPPPLPPSDNPPLPRRKPLSDLRHTGIKLPEEQKSPPLTWLGACLCVIFWLIIIIGGLIVLIVYFVFRPQSPHFDVSSVTLNAAYLDLGYLLNADLTMLANFTNPNKKVHVDFSSVIIYLYYGSTLIATQYVEPFSAARLQSRFATIHMVSSQVQLPLRESQRLVKQMEGNGVILEVRGIFRARSKLGTILRYSYNLYGRCSVMLTRPPDGIMLKKKCRTKR, from the coding sequence ATGTCTCGTCCAGAAAAAAACCCTCATTTTTCTCGACCATCACAGCCTGAATTCGTGATAGATGATGATAGAGATAAACCACATATTTCACATGGGCCACGCCAAAAACGTCGTGCCCAACCACCCCCTCAGGTAATAGCTGCACCTATACCTCAGAACGAAGAACGTGTTCCATTACGACCACCACCTCAACACGAAGACCATCTTCAATCACAAGATCACCCACCTATTTCGCAAGGACCACGCTCAAAAAGAAGTCCAAGTAAATATCCAACAAATCAAGGTTTGCGACCAGTTAAGTCCTCAAAGGTAAATTTCCAAGAGCCACCTCCCTCTGCCGAAGCCCCTCCACCGCTGCCACCCTCCGACAATCCTCCGCTGCCACGCCGTAAGCCCCTCAGTGATCTCCGCCACACCGGTATAAAGTTGCCGGAGGAGCAAAAGTCTCCACCTTTGACATGGTTAGGTGCGTGCTTGTGTGTGATATTTTGGCTCATCATAATCATAGGAGGGTTGATAGTGCTTATAGTGTACTTTGTTTTTCGGCCACAAAGTCCTCATTTTGATGTGTCTAGTGTGACCTTAAATGCTGCATACCTTGACCTTGGATATCTGCTGAATGCTGATCTAACCATGCTGGCTAACTTCACAAACCCAAACAAGAAGGTGCATGTGGACTTCAGCTCTGTCATCATTTATCTCTACTATGGAAGCACCCTCATTGCCACACAGTATGTTGAACCTTTCTCTGCTGCAAGGCTTCAATCAAGGTTTGCAACGATCCACATGGTGTCTAGTCAGGTTCAGCTGCCATTGAGAGAAAGCCAGCGCCTTGTCAAACAGATGGAGGGCAATGGCGTGATTCTCGAAGTGAGGGGAATATTTCGTGCAAGATCAAAACTGGGAACCATTTTGAGGTATTCGTATAATCTCTATGGCCGTTGCAGCGTCATGCTAACACGTCCTCCTGATGGCATTATGCTCAAAAAGAAATGCAGAACGAAGCGCTGA
- the LOC108330664 gene encoding pentatricopeptide repeat-containing protein At1g13040, mitochondrial, with the protein MYQSSIGAHRLAYRSHISKFVKAGLINHAIHLFDQMTQSNCRVFSVDYNRFIGVLIRHSRLHRAHHYYRHHVIPRGFSLLPFTYSRFISALCSSPNNLPVIQDLLLDLHALGFVPDIWAFNTYLSFLCRHNRLETALEIFHSVPSKGREPDVVSYTIIVDALCKAQRFDEAARVWRGLTGKGLSPDFKACVAIVVGLCGGGRVDLAYELVVDVIKGGVKVNILVYNALIDGFCRMGRVDKAMKIKAFMSRNGCVPDLVTYNILLNYCCDEGMVDDALRMVETMERSGAEPDLYSYNELLKCFCKANMVDKAYMMLVERMQTKGLCDVVSYNTLITAFCKVRRTRRGYELFEEMCGKGIRPDMVTFNILIDAFLREGSIQVVKKLLDEMTRVSILPDRIFYTAVVDHLCKTGKVDTAHSVFRDMVENGVNPDVISYNALVNGFCKASRVMEAMRLYDEMQRNGLYPDEVTFKLIVGGLINGKKLSLACRVWDQMMEKGLTLDRHLSETLVNAIQSSEGA; encoded by the coding sequence CACACCGCCTCGCCTACCGCTCTCACATATCCAAGTTTGTAAAAGCCGGTCTCATCAACCACGCCATCCACCTGTTCGACCAAATGACCCAATCCAATTGCCGCGTCTTCAGCGTCGACTACAACCGCTTCATCGGCGTCCTCATTCGTCACTCCCGCCTCCACCGCGCCCACCACTACTACCGCCACCACGTCATCCCTCGTGGCTTCTCCCTCCTCCCCTTCACCTACTCCCGCTTCATCTCAGCCCTCTGCTCCTCCCCCAACAACCTCCCCGTCATCCAGGACCTCCTCCTCGACTTGCACGCTCTCGGCTTCGTCCCCGACATTTGGGCCTTCAACACTTACCTCAGCTTCTTGTGCCGCCACAATCGCTTAGAAACCGCCCTCGAAATCTTCCACTCCGTGCCCTCCAAGGGGAGAGAGCCCGACGTTGTTTCTTATACTATTATCGTTGACGCGTTGTGCAAAGCTCAACGCTTCGACGAGGCTGCTAGGGTTTGGCGTGGTTTGACTGGCAAAGGTTTGAGCCCTGATTTTAAAGCCTGTGTTGCTATTGTTGTTGGTTTGTGCGGTGGGGGTCGCGTTGATTTGGCCTATGAGCTTGTTGTCGATGTGATCAAGGGTGGGGTGAAGGTTAATATCTTGGTTTACAATGCTTTGATTGATGGGTTTTGTAGAATGGGAAGGGTTGATAAGGCGATGAAGATTAAAGCGTTTATGAGCCGCAATGGGTGTGTGCCGGATTTGGTTACTTATAATATACTGTTGAATTACTGTTGTGACGAGGGGATGGTGGATGATGCCTTGCGGATGGTGGAGACAATGGAGCGGAGCGGGGCGGAGCCGGATTTGTATAGCTATAATGAGCTGTTGAAATGTTTTTGCAAGGCTAATATGGTGGACAAGGCTTATATGATGCTGGTTGAGAGGATGCAGACCAAAGGACTGTGTGATGTTGTTTCGTATAATACTCTTATCACAGCATTCTGTAAGGTGCGCCGTACTAGGAGAGGTTATGAGTTGTTTGAGGAGATGTGTGGGAAGGGGATTAGGCCAGATATGGTGACGTTTAATATACTGATTGATGCCTTTCTAAGAGAAGGAAGTATCCAAGTGGTTAAGAAACTGCTTGATGAAATGACAAGGGTGAGCATTCTTCCTGATCGTATATTCTATACTGCAGTAGTTGATCATCTGTGCAAGACTGGAAAGGTTGATACGGCTCATAGTGTTTTCCGTGACATGGTGGAGAATGGGGTAAATCCGGATGTAATCTCTTACAATGCACTTGTAAATGGATTCTGTAAGGCTTCTAGAGTTATGGAAGCCATGCGTCTATATGATGAAATGCAGAGGAATGGTTTGTACCCTGATGAGGTAACTTTCAAGTTGATAGTTGGAGGGCTTATAAATGGGAAAAAACTTTCACTGGCCTGTAGGGTTTGGGATCAGATGATGGAGAAAGGCTTAACACTTGACAGGCATCTTTCTGAGACTCTAGTAAATGCCATTCAATCAAGTGAAGGTGCATGA